The following proteins come from a genomic window of Gopherus flavomarginatus isolate rGopFla2 chromosome 22, rGopFla2.mat.asm, whole genome shotgun sequence:
- the LOC127038987 gene encoding regulator of G-protein signaling 19-like isoform X2, whose product MSQGWLAARGWRGWVLKRERVVQLPGLCLEVTSLSLALSSSPRLTLEEASSWKRSFDCVLASPAGRRIFVEFLRTEHSDENMAFWLACEELKREQSQEQVCEKAKMIYLDYISILSPKEVSIDATVRESINSSLARPSAHIFNEAQAQVYALMHRDSYPRFLASSLYRSLEQRLSAPACDT is encoded by the exons ATGAGTCAGGGATGGTTGGCGGCCAGGGGATGGAGGGGTTGGGTGCTGAAAAGGGAACGTGTCGTGCAGTTGCCAGGACTCTGTCTAGAGGTCACAtctctctcgctcgctctctccTCGTCTCCTAGGCTCACGCTGGAAGAAGCGTCCTCCTGGAAGCGCTCGTTTGATTGCGTCCTGGCGAGCCCGGCTGGCCGGAGGATCTTCGTGGAGTTCTTGCGGACAGAGCACAGTGACGAGAACATGGCCTTCTGGCTGGCCTGCGAGGAGCTCAagagggagcagagccaggagcaggtCTGCGAGAAAGCCAAGATGATCTACCTGGATTACATCTCCATCCTGTCCCCAAAGGAG GTCAGCATCGATGCTACCGTGCGCGAGTCAATCAACAGTTCCCTGGCGAGGCCCAGCGCGCACATATTCAACGAGGCCCAGGCACAAGTCTATGCCCTCATGCACCGAGACTCCTACCCCAGGTTCCTGGCCTCATCACTGTACAGGTCACTGGAGCAGAGACTGTCTGCCCCGGCTTGTGACACGTAG